gcacttgttgtttttcctgacaatagtaagctatcaatcctaaataacatgggtcttgatgtcatgtcacatgatttaatttttcgaattacaaacaattattaaaataaacttaataagtgacaataatagtgaatttcaatgaaaacaacctaatatttttaaataaaattatttttctttttttttggaaaaaacttctttttgaaataacttcttttccatttggaattttgagcatatgagaaaacttcaccgggcaagcccgggtgaaatcgagtaccaattttttctagtttttttttatatattaattttttttggacgtcgtatgcaaaagttatggccgtttattttttttcctttttttgcaaaaacggtcaaaattcatatctcaaaatttctataccgactagacactaaacctaacaacatctcaaaggattttattttttgaagattttatcatttttgtttatttttttgaagattttatcatttttgtttattttctacaaaactcaaagtatcaaggtttcagacgaaaacccatctactacaaaggcatttttttaaaattaattgaactgtagatttttttgtgcattaaatatgcaccatactacaacatgttaaaatctacagaaagaactaactaaaaataataaaaaaaacaacaattaaatgactaaaacaactatataagcaaaaaaatatttctttaattaaaacactaatttaaattattctaaaaataaccaaataaatattactgtgacaacaatctaacacatgagtgggagcaaaaagaattaaattaaaaactatttgtaaactcaagttattcaaaaactgggtttgaagcaaatttaaacaaattcaaatttaaaccattcaaatttgaaaactaatggcacaaacagaaactagacaaaattttgaatctaatgcaaaaagaatcaatcaagaacatcaaatatcctaaaagatataagcaatttaaaacagaaactacaaacaagaatttaaaaacagaaaaaaaatctgaacacctttagtcccggttcgtgacacgaaccgggactaaaggtctaccctttagtcccggatcaagacaccaaccgggactaaatcctccaaaccctttagtcccggttcgagacacgaaccgggactaaaggtccaagacacgaaccgggactaaatcctccaaaccctttagtcccggttcgagacacaaaccgggactaaagatcccatttgaaccgggactaatgcccgaccggcgcctttgccgctcgaaccgggactaatactaacattagtcccgattcgtaaaggaaccgggactaatgtgtttttcgagcccgaaccaaagccctgttttctactagtgtctgaTACACTATGTTGGATGGTGATGTAGATGATAGCATGAATAAGTAGTAGTTCGCTTACTCTCTTAGAAATGTTTAGGAGATTTTTGAATGCCTTGAAATTGGATTCTTCACAGAGTTTGTTATCACAATCGACCTGGTCATGTAGTACCTTGTCTATCTGATATTGTAGTGTTTTGAAATTCCTCTTTGACATGCCTTTCAGAATTCTTGTGGTGGTCTTGGGTCTTGAAGATGCTTGATCGACTAGTGTATCTGTATAAATGCCCGATTCCTTCATAAATATAAAATTGCTACGCAGAAGTGTTATGTTATACTATATATTTTTACCGCGGACAGTGGGGCATGGACTGAGATCCATAACTAGCGGCTAGCCAGCCATTGGATGAACGATGGACAGCCCAGATCAAGTAACGTAGGAGAACTACCGTAGACAACATTGTAGGAGTTACACTGTAGACAGAACATTGTAGACGAGTTCATGTAGGTCAAATATGGTAGCTACATTGTAGACTGAACATTCTAGGGTCAAAATTTTCCACGAATATGTTCGTCAAATATGGATCATGTGACTTGCCCTCTTTCCACACCGTCTGATCCATATTTTTCCACCAATCTGTTCGTCAAATATGGATCAGACGGTGTGGAAAGAGGGCAAGTCACCGTTATTGTTTACCGGTGACTCGCTGTCAGCAAGTCATTGGATCTTAGTCCGTGGGGCATCATGGGGCACAGGTAGAAATCGTATCTATGAGGTCAAAATTTTGCCATTCCAGGCAGAAAATTCTGGATGACTCCTGTATCTACTAGCATGACTTACAATTATTCCaggcacaagtatttcttccaattcacagttacttactagcatgactcccgtattaccatcttcatatctcaaaactatatgcaaggaatcaaacttttcatcctattcaatgcacttaatatgaaagtttttattatatcgctcttggatgcccattatattaggactaaattcataacctaaaccaattaccatgttgtttaaagactcccaaaataatataagtgaggtaagagagtttaataattttaataaaataaaacaccgccgtgctctaaaagatataagtgaagcactagagcaacattgcctagctcaaaagatataagggaagcacatagagtattctaataaactcacgattcagcgtgtatctctcaaaatatgtgtgcagcaagtatgattgtgtcaaactaaaaggtaaagactcatatcatacaagaccctccaaacaaaacacatatcatgtggtgaataaaaatatagcctcaagtaaatttaccaatggattgaagacgaaagaggggatgccttccggggcatccccaagcttaggctctttggtatccttgaatatggcttggggtgccttgggcatccccaagcttaggctcttcccactccttattccatagtccatcaaatctttacccaaaacttgaaaacatcacaacacaaaactcaacagaaaactctgaGATCCGTtactataagaaaaataaatcaccactttaggtactattgtgaactcattctttatttgtattggtgtaatatttactgtattccaacttcgaatacttatgtaactctaaaaattctgaaaaaatagtaaAATCAGGGACAAATGTATATagatactgtgtaaaaatttcagatcaaaaccacgttccagtgaatttacaaaagtcTTGGActtagagcaaaagtttctgtttttcagctaaatcaacttgcaaacaccgtagaccatcccaaaggtattACTTGGCTCAAaagctaattaaaacaagaaaacacaattattacagaggtaataatgtatgCAGAactcaaaaacaaaagcataaaacaaaagcataaaaattaaattgggtttcctcccaacaagcgctattgtttaacgcccctagctaggcataatgatttcaatgatgctcgcataaaggtaaagaattgagacacaaagagagcatcatgactcATATggaaagcatatttaagtctaacccacttcctatgcatatggatttttttagcaaacaaattatgggaacaagaatcaattagcataggaaggcaaaagaaGTATAATTTCAAattttccaacacatagagaagaaacttggtattattgcaatatgtaaaagcatatgttcctctctcatagtaatgttcagtagcatcatgaataaattcaacaatataactatcacagaaagcattattttcatgatccacgtgcataaaattcttacaatcttccaaggtagtgggattaacatttactaaagtcatgacctctccaaaccgacttttatcaaaaaaattgtaagattgaacactctccaaatatgtggtattctttttacctaaagttgacactcttccaaacccactttcgatactattgcaaaccttattatcaataacatattcatcatgaggattaaataaattttcaagatcataggaaGCATCACCCCAGtaatgatcattacaatgagtaatggacatgacaaaattatcatccccaagcttgtagttttgcatatcattaacataGTTGACATTAACATAATTTATAGATATGaaaacatgcatataagaattcagagaagattcaaataatattcgtagataatctgaacataaacccataattcgtcggatctcgacaaacacaccgccaaaagagtattacatcggatagatctccatgaagatcatgaagaacatggtattgaagaacaaagagagagaagaagccatctagctactagctatggacctgtaggtctgtggtgaactactcacgcatcatcggaggggcaatggagttgatgtagatgccctccgtgatcgattccccctccgacatattaccggaaaaggctcccagattggatctcacgggaacagaggctcccggcggtggaaaagtattttttggtctcGTTTTGGTATTggggaatatttggaaatttgtaggccaaggattagggttaggagagttgcagggggcacaagccatcctccccccccccctaggaCGCGCCCTGCAGTCTTGTCacctcccggcaggtctcctgccccttctccaagtctggcagatgacttttggtccaagaaaaatcattccagagattttatttcgtttggactccatttaatattctttatctgcaatactcaaaaacatggaaaaaaacagaggctggcactaggctctagattaataggttagtcccaaaaataatataaaatagcatattaatgcatataaaacatccaaaacagataatataatagcatggaacaatcaaaaaatatagatacgttggagatgtaataCTTCCTGTCGGCCATGGTTATCGTAGCCacggccagagcaacgtcgaccgACCATCAAAGATCCCTTCTTCGACGCTGGCGACAAGCTCGCGGACGAGGACCTGATTGCTTTTTTTATTTTCCACGAACTCGAttgctttttatattttttcacaCACCCAATTGTATTTCAGAAAATAGTTGGGCCCACCTGTCATAACCTGTTAATGGTCAACCTGACGAGTGGACCCGAGCTATCATAATAACATTTAAAGttaatcaacatagtcatcaacgTGACATGGTAGTTTTTCAGAACAGCGAAGCATTTTAGAAAATTAAGCAAAGTGTAGTTTTTCGTAGCCCTGGCTTCGAATGCGGCAGTTTTTTGCTATCTACTCTCATACACTATATTGGATGGTGATGTAGATGATAGCTTGAATAGGTAGTAGTTTTGCTTACTCTCTTAGAAATGTTCAGGAGATTTTTGAATGCCTTGAAATTGGATTCTTCACACACTTTGTTTTCGCAATCGATCGACTTGGTCATGTAGTACCTTGTCTAGCTGATATTGTAGTGTtttgaaattcttctttgacatgCCTTCAGAATTCTTGTGGTGGTCTTGGATCTTGAAGATGCTTGATCAACTAGTGTATTTGTACAAATGCTCAATGCGTTCATAAATCTAAAATTGCTACGCAGAAGTGTTATGTTATATATATTTTTACCGCGGACAGTGGGGCGTGGACTGAGATCCAGTGACTGGCCACTCACAACGTAACTGGCGGCTCACCAGCCATTGGATGAACGATGGACAGCCCAGATCAAGTAACGTAGCAAAAGTACCGTAGACAACATTATAGGAGTTACATTGTAGACTGAACAATGTGGACGAATTCCTATAGGTCAAACATTGTAGATATGATATTTTTCCACGAATATGTTCATCAAATATGGATCGGACGGTGTGGAAAGAGGGCAAGTCACCGTTATTGTTTACCGGTGACTCGCTGTCGGCAAGTCATTGGATCTTAGTCCGTGGGGCATCATGGGGCACAGGTAGAAATCGTATCTATGAGGTCAAAATTTTGCCATTCCAGGCAGAAAATTCTGCCAGGCCCACCTCCGCATGTAAAATTTACCGGCAGTCATACCTGCTTCTGTTGTATCAATCAGCAAACAGACTTAAGGGGGAAAAAGCAAACAGACTTAAGGGGGGAAAAGCAAACAGACTTAATTAAAATTCACCACACACCAACAGCAATTACGTTTTACATGTATTTATACTGTACACTGGCAATAAAAAGATGAAAAGCGGTAACATTTCACCAATCAGCACCAAACACATGTTTAACACCTCACCAGTCATGAGTAATAACACTAATAACTTGATATCATAGGCAAGTCACAACAAAACAAATAGTTCGACATCAAATGTACTACCCCAACGGACCAACACGGGCACACAGTGCACAAGTTTGACATCACAGATAATAGCTCAAACACATTGCAGCTTTGGAAATAACTCAATCACTAGAAGTTGGACATCACAATGGAGGAACAAAAGTACTCCTGCCACCTGACCTTCTTCAGCCTGAACCCACCAAAACACTGAAGCTAGCAAATTAAGATTTGGTTTTCAGAAACCACTAAGCACTGAAGCCAAACACAAACAGGATTTGGGGGCAGAAATTTACAAAGCGAGACAATGGTGGATTCAAGAACGCACTGGTAATCTCTGACCACACCCACGAACAAACATCGACAGAGCCATAGATTACTGACGAGCTCAGGGGTAAAACACTGCGATTTCCATTCCATCCTAGTACATCCAAACACAGAGCAATGAACAGCAGCGAGATGCGGCCATTACACTGAACAAAATGAACACTGAACAACAAGCATGGCTAGCTACGAATCTGGGGGCGCGAGGTGGGTTCGACTGGATGGAGCAGGAGGCCTAGCCGCCGAATCCGTAGAGGGTGCGTCCCTGTCGTTTGAGCGCGTAGACGACGTCCATGGCAGTGACGGTCTTGCGGCGGGCGTGCTCGGTGTAGGTGACGGCGTCGCGGATGACGTTCTCGAGGAAGATCTTGAGCACGCCGCGGGTCTCCTCGTAGATGAGCCCCGAGATGCGCTTCACGCCGCCACGCCGTGCAAGACGCCGGATGGCCGGCTTGGTGATGCCCTGGATGTTGTCGCGGAGCACCTTCCGGTGACGCTTGGCGCCGCCCTTGCCGAGGCCCTTCCCTCCCTTGCCGCGGCCGGACATGGTTTTCTTGGAGCTGatggaactggaagaaaatggagGAGGAGCGGTGGTGCCGGCGGCTGGTGGTGGTGAGAGTCGGGAGGAATGGAAGGGGGATTTAACAAGGGGGGCGGGTGCAGCCTGCCGTTGGATCTGTACGGGATTGGACGGCTAAGATGGTGATCCGGGAGAGAGAGGGTGCGGATCGGTGACGTGGCACTTAAATCTCATCTTTGGTGAGGCGGGCTGCAGGCCAAAACATTTGGAGTTTGCCGGTTCCAACCCACCCTGTGGCTATGGATACACTAAGACACTAAACTGATACGTCCATCAGACAAAACATGGATTATCAACCAAATCATAGGCTTGAAATTTTCACTTATGAAAGGTAAAAGAAGTAATTTTCACTTACTAAAACACACAAAAATACTAAGAATCTTCATGTCAAGCATGGGGCCAGGAGCGAAATAAGATTTGGGGCCCTTATGGCAACTCCAACGCGCCGACTCAAAAGAAGTTTGTTTTTTGTCTGTTTCAGTCGTACGCCGGCCTGTCCGGTCCGCTTTTTTAAATGTGTTAGCACACGCATCCAACTGGTGGATCGTGTGTCGGCCTCTCAATCGGTATTTTGACAGTAAAATAATAGAAGAAAGGTGGATGTGGTGGGTCAGCAAATTAAATAAGTAGGCAAAGATGGGTGTATGGTTGTGTGACAATTGGATCAGGCCGGACACATGCGGCCGGTGCAGACACAAAAAACGTTCACTTTGTGTCCGCTCGCGAGCCAAATGTGACCCAAATTAGCGCCAAAAATGGGTCCGCGGGGACAAAAAGCGGACACAAAATGGAAATGAATCTCCGTGTTGGGCCATCACTTCTATCCACGCCGACCTATGCGGACGCAGGCCGACGAAATGGGTACTCCTGTTGGGGTTGCCAATCCGTAGAGGGTGCGTCCCTATCGCTTGAGCGCGTAGACGACATCCATGGCGGTGACGGTCTTGCGGCGGGTGTGCTCGATGTGGGTGACGGCATTGTGGATGACGTTCTCGAGGAAGATCTTGAGCACGCCGCGGGTCTCCTTGTAGATGAGCCCCGAGATGCGCTTCACGCCGCCCCAGCAAGCCCGACGGCGGATGGACGGCTTGGTGATGCCTTGGGTGTTGTCGCGTAGCACCTTCCTGTGGCGCTTGGCGCCGCCCTTGCCGAGCCCCTTCCTGCCCTTGCCGCGACCGGACATGGTTGACGGGCTTCCTCCCTTGGAGCTGAGTGAGATGGAAATGGACGAGGAGAGGTAGTTGCGGCGGCTGGTGGTGGTGAGaatgcgaaggaatggaaggggaTTTAACAAGGATGGAGGGTgcatgtagtgccccaagtgtaaagctttccctttttgtaaccttccatgtgggaccaccttgacattgatatgagagagtccctttgcatgtatgatttcatgtgtctcttattttcttctcccttgcatgcatgcataccataatgtttcatgccatgtgttcttgttgtgattgcatgtgatcttgctaggtgtgattttgtgaattcatgtgttggtgcacatgtgatgatgtggtgtgaagtagtgaagtgtggtgcttggcattatttttcaaacccccttgttagtttcaaaccttttctctcttttattcccaagTTCAATTCATACTTGCCCCTatgctgttttaaaaatgttacgcCTTTAGTGCATTTTAGTTGGAGTGTGGGCATGTAGGAGAGGGGTTTTTAAAACCTATTTTGTTTGGGGTTTTCCTTTATTtcagatttaattaaatctgattgaaaattatttttagttgcccaaatagtcattttggtattttatttatttggggcataattcccttatgccaagGGATGTCTTGTCTCTATTTTTTATGCCCTTAGTTTTCCCTAGGAATattagttgttgtgatgttgtttttATATTAGAAAGGGCCAAGTTTTTCCCTCCTTCTCTCCTAGCGCTACAGCAGCCCAACTCCTCCCAGGCCCATACCCCTTCGCAGCACAGCAGCCCAGcaccgtccctcttcttcctcacgACGACGTCACCCTGTACGATCGAGCCTCAGCCTCCCGATCTCTCCTCcctcgatcttgcggctccaGCTCGCCCCCCTAGGGCGATATAAGCTGCTCCTCGCCTCCCCCCTGCAGCTAGGGttcttcctctccctcctcttctccctccaGCGCCGACAGAGAGTCCCTCGTCGTCCCCAACGCCATGAGCAGCTCCGGGTCGAGCTCGACGCCGGCGTAGCTTCGACCTCGTCACCTCCCCGTAGCTGcgcaagcaagaggacccaggtggggttccatttttgccggagccggagccgggacttcttcctcgacgtccATGACGTGCGTCTTCTTCCTCGACTCCGGCAACCCTTCCTGCAGCAGATCGACGCCGCCTCTGCTTCCACTTCGTCGTCGCCCTCCTCTCTCGTTCCCCCCTCGGTGAGCAGCGCTAGacccctctcttccctctctagCGCGTTAGACTCGAGCCCCTCGTCGATGGTGCTCTGTTCGGTTGCAGAAGCAGAGTGCAACGCAACAGTAGACAATAGCTTGTGCTCGTTGATAGCTGCGGCAATAGGATGGTTTCGAGGCAGGAATGGATCCCGTGCGGATCCTACTTCACCCCCCCTACAGCGTGGTATGGCTGGTGGTAGCCGTGGTAGCCGACGTCGTCCTcctctggttcggtcgccggCGTAATGCTTTGTAGCAGAAGGGTTGCTCTTCAGAGCTAGCTCCCGTTCGCTGTCAAGTTCCCGCAACATAGTGTAGTGGTGTGTCTCCTTGATTGCAACCAGCAGGTGCAGGGTTTGACTCCCCTTGGTGCACCCCCTTTTTCCCCTGCTTTCCCTTTCCTGGTCGACAGTAGCTAGCAGAGTTGAGGTATTCTTGCTATTTGCTTCTTCTCTGTCGAAGCAAAGTCAGTAGCAGGGTGGCAACAACAGAGTTAGGTTGCAGAGAGGGCCTgggttcgaccccccccccccggcttgttatttttttctttcccTGTGTTATTTTTTTGTTCCTTGCTGTGTAATTTTGCTGCTAGCAACAGTTATTGCAGTGCATGTGATTCAAGAGTTGTTATGCTagattttcctttttgttttgttgtgtccttGTTGCTGCAAGTGTAGGTTATATGTAGATGTGTGTGTAAGGATTATGTGGGTGTTTGCACTAGGTGTAGTGGTTGAATGTGTGCATGTGTACATGGTGTGTGTGTTGGCACACCTACATGAGGtgattgtggtgcatgtgtggtGTGCATCTCAAACACATGGTCTAGGGCTCATGTGCCCttggaatgtgtgtgtgtgtgtggataggcATAAATTGTGCTTATGTGACTTAGTGTGCATATACTtgtgtgcatgtggatgtggAGTGGTGTGTGTGAAGCACACACACATGAACATATTTCATGTGCACCATGGATTGTGagcatgtgcttgtgtgtgtggaaTCCCCACCTACTAGAACAAGGTGCACCTTCATATGTCCATACGTGAGTGGTGCATGTAGGTATGATTGGGAATGGTGATGGCCATGGCACACgcacatggggtcaaaaccctcatgtcagtATTGGTGTTGTGGTCATGCAAGTGCTAGTGTAGATAGTGttctagtgattttgcacatgtgatgttgcactattcactacttaagattctatggagtttttcttctctagttcgtggtcacttgttccaagtaagttcctacatattatatatgattttggggtagaatctcccaaggaatccagtggtgaagctagtttttccattgggacactttctggagatgacatattcagatttgttccaaGTTTGCTccttgtttccatggtataggatgagcccaagggcatgatttcttgtgtggtagtagtaggtgTTCATCTCTATATCATGTTGGTATCATTTCTCTCTTAGTGTAtcttgtgtgcaagttgtgcctagacaaagtgggcatgtggctgtaaaatccagattagtgaaaatctgagattttcaccaagtctgagaatctgtttatattttcttatcctgttgatgaggttgttcaggtcaatgtgttgtgatataGCCTTAGCTTGCAACTagaaagttgaagctgatatgtttgtctagctccctgtaaaatttcatttcatttggagtcctgtagatattgttttggctgctgtcaaaatgcttcagagcataggcagaaagtgagaatctggaattttcactaagtccctgaaaactgatatttttgggcaagtttgcagccttgtatctttctgtgtttaattcctttttgtgtgattcttgcttgtgcttttagtattcttggatagctacagccacatatattatttgtcatatttgggtggctgtaggtgctttgcttgtagctcacaaagtgctatggtgCAGTTTAtgacagattgtgtagttttgtcattttgatgtttgtgagtgcttagttgatgatgtggtgttcttactTGCTCCACCACAttcatgatggtttgttttatgtcttggaaacctggaaataccagagttgtgccatttgagtgtgtggtgatgattttaacatgtagggcttcatatcttgtttcgttgattcccgttgatccgtagctccgattgtaatgttctttatatgcttttacatcgttttctcgagaagcatctgatcatgtcattatcatgcatgtccaaatagcttaggatgcagttctgtacaggaacatgtatttgcttctcatgcttgtgctagagatagaaatagtgatgcatgctcatattcatctcatgcatcatgtgcttgttgcatcttgaggtgttgttgttcattggatgttattcttatgttggatagcaccgggatcggagaacgagttcgtggattcaggagagtacgtgcaggacgatcaagaaccgttccaagctgaggatatcataggcaagatgatatgaccttgattccatctctagacttgttatgctagattacgtttccttgtcatatgctcgctgcctaccactgaaattaaaatgCCTCCtggtatgccatgaa
This genomic stretch from Hordeum vulgare subsp. vulgare chromosome 6H, MorexV3_pseudomolecules_assembly, whole genome shotgun sequence harbors:
- the LOC123404720 gene encoding histone H4 — its product is MSGRGKGGKGLGKGGAKRHRKVLRDNIQGITKPAIRRLARRGGVKRISGLIYEETRGVLKIFLENVIRDAVTYTEHARRKTVTAMDVVYALKRQGRTLYGFGG